A portion of the Paenibacillus sp. PvR098 genome contains these proteins:
- a CDS encoding HAD-IA family hydrolase, with product MPPQKPLEHYKAVFFDVGDTLLTIPAARVIMQQFLASRSFHRGEERIDELFTEAFRLFYYGKQLDPFEACTPESDRAFWMKLYRYILQHLGVEEERWTEEQIHICCHELYDLFTSPQHYALFEDVEECMAALKERGLRLGIISNFATTLRSILEHKRIMHYFDPVIVSTEVGLEKPDPAIFQLSLERSGLAAEDVLYVGDHDLNDIWAPAQAGIDAVKIKRYDYHTGDGIHSLRELLEDRK from the coding sequence TTGCCGCCGCAAAAACCGTTAGAACATTATAAGGCCGTATTTTTTGATGTTGGCGATACGTTATTGACGATCCCGGCTGCCAGAGTGATCATGCAGCAGTTTCTGGCGAGCCGTTCTTTTCATCGCGGTGAGGAGCGTATCGATGAACTTTTTACCGAGGCGTTTCGTCTCTTTTATTACGGGAAACAGTTGGATCCGTTTGAGGCATGCACGCCTGAATCCGACCGCGCCTTCTGGATGAAGCTCTACCGTTATATTTTACAGCACCTGGGCGTAGAGGAAGAGCGGTGGACGGAAGAACAAATTCATATTTGCTGCCATGAGCTCTATGACCTGTTCACCTCGCCTCAGCATTATGCGCTGTTCGAGGATGTGGAGGAGTGTATGGCGGCCCTGAAAGAGCGGGGCTTACGGCTCGGCATTATATCGAATTTTGCGACGACACTGCGTTCGATTCTGGAGCATAAACGGATTATGCATTATTTCGATCCGGTGATCGTGTCTACGGAGGTTGGTTTGGAGAAGCCGGACCCGGCGATATTCCAGCTGTCACTGGAGCGCTCGGGGCTCGCGGCGGAGGATGTACTTTATGTAGGCGACCACGATCTCAATGATATTTGGGCGCCTGCGCAGGCGGGTATCGACGCCGTCAAGATTAAGCGTTACGATTACCATACCGGAGACGGTATTCATTCGCTGCGCGAGCTCCTTGAGGATCGCAAGTAA
- a CDS encoding transglutaminase-like domain-containing protein, whose amino-acid sequence MNGIEQLQAINLITLLIAVTFIVSVFQGLYRGASSSARHLALMVTEGIVTLLSLLLAWELTSWLSPKLQAWLVGLEVKIPQYELGFFEQLYYTAVTGVRDFSLLRFSVLFVLGYGMIKQLVYRIVDPLADRWVSERREFGREGYARRTPTLLSSMIGSVIGAVTGLGRSLLMIAAFFIVTTLFPQTPVAGYIQVSSLYQKGAKEVIQPVTGDFFSSQLPVFTRAVEQEFGNILQRKYELVDAAVPADIAQAAKHVTEKGETDEDKAKLLYRWVGTRIKYDWDKVRMYEEQRIWKEQTPADTFSSRRGVCIDFSRLYAVMARSVGLDVKVVTGLGYDGRGGYGPHAWNEVFLTEKNEWVPLDSTWVASGGNWFNPPNFHETHIKES is encoded by the coding sequence GTCTTTATCGCGGCGCTTCTTCATCTGCCCGGCATCTGGCGCTGATGGTGACCGAAGGGATTGTTACGCTGCTAAGCCTTTTGCTGGCTTGGGAGCTGACTTCCTGGCTGTCACCCAAGCTGCAGGCTTGGCTTGTAGGACTGGAAGTAAAGATCCCTCAGTATGAGCTTGGTTTTTTTGAACAGCTATATTACACCGCAGTTACAGGGGTAAGAGATTTTTCATTACTCAGGTTCAGTGTGTTATTCGTACTGGGTTACGGTATGATCAAACAGCTGGTATACCGTATTGTCGATCCGTTGGCGGACCGTTGGGTGTCAGAGCGGCGGGAATTTGGCCGTGAGGGCTATGCGCGGAGAACCCCCACACTGCTCAGCAGCATGATCGGAAGCGTCATCGGAGCGGTAACCGGGCTTGGGCGGAGTCTTCTGATGATTGCGGCATTCTTCATCGTTACAACCCTGTTCCCGCAGACGCCGGTGGCCGGTTACATTCAAGTATCGTCACTGTATCAGAAGGGTGCCAAGGAAGTGATTCAGCCGGTCACAGGCGACTTTTTCTCCAGCCAGCTTCCTGTATTTACACGGGCGGTTGAGCAGGAATTCGGCAACATCCTGCAGCGTAAATATGAGCTGGTAGACGCGGCTGTTCCTGCAGACATTGCACAGGCAGCCAAACACGTGACCGAAAAAGGTGAGACGGATGAAGATAAGGCGAAGCTTCTGTACCGCTGGGTAGGAACCCGAATCAAGTATGATTGGGATAAGGTCCGAATGTATGAAGAACAGCGGATTTGGAAAGAGCAAACGCCTGCAGATACGTTTAGCTCCAGAAGAGGCGTCTGCATCGATTTCTCCAGATTGTATGCCGTTATGGCCCGTTCCGTAGGGCTGGATGTGAAGGTTGTCACAGGTCTCGGTTATGACGGTCGCGGAGGGTATGGGCCGCACGCTTGGAATGAAGTGTTCTTGACCGAGAAGAACGAGTGGGTCCCGCTCGACTCTACTTGGGTGGCCAGCGGAGGTAACTGGTTCAATCCACCGAATTTTCACGAAACGCATATCAAGGAAAGTTAA